One part of the Raphanus sativus cultivar WK10039 chromosome 7, ASM80110v3, whole genome shotgun sequence genome encodes these proteins:
- the LOC130497765 gene encoding uncharacterized protein LOC130497765 isoform X2, with protein sequence MEEQCMIMCGEWVCGDDGKWDFLIDKQRMARFVTLYDGIGLLELQGNVLREFGVEDGLFAAALSCWSSSSLDLATGLQTPPVLITSDGAIKYFLQQLRARGTMNMFVKFERKTTQEGIIDDSGMGFVTPASFRTSGFSQACSVTASRGFGSAPGSRSLGSGSVSRALGTMSRGFGPRTASSGKTTLEVPPPVVNLEDVEFVKEVERAEEEIKERNDYRKEETLGGSVVFEDDVGKVVSEVDDRDVRPRGYDQVFWTPLLKSDYAGSNAVKVVYNEDEIVDDLLKKRRPSRYTCPSNDDVDPVFDVGGPSSVKNNGGGDKHPWMGRDNPWISRVNDSPSVVMMPPVKPRKLDEVDDEEFDIPPLFDDTSYAAAEIPDMDLEEADGRIYVGKVFGNKEDCQISLAIYAIRNQFRFKQTRTKIDSFVVSCPDPKCDWRVTAHEMRGCGYYEIRKAQLEHRCPIDFRQGYQSRATSKVIAAVYKSKFGEPGKGPVPRELQKLVLEDLRVSASYMKCYRATEMAAIDILGTEEESYLKLPQYLHMLKLANPGTVADLETEVDDDGDERFLYLFLSFGASISGFKKLRLVLVIDGTHLGGKYKGVLLTASGQDANFQIFPLAYAIVDAEDEESWTWFLMKLERILADSPKLAIISDRAVCIGTAVKRVYPRANHGYCIVHLARNVNSRYSSKNLAQLVTATGMAYRQRDYRDLYSKVRAQRSECGVYFGNIGVAHWTRANFLGDRYNMMTSNIAEQLNHALVEGRSSPIMELVIFIQRMMTRWFSARRNKAEKHRGMVSVEVDKQMTKNMATMSGSKVNSSTEWRCEIIGKYGGKERVNLVDKQCDCKYFDKLKIPCGHALLAADSLGVPYESLVGHCYKTTTWRETYEGVISPEGDPRDVDVPEDVMNLVLRPPVTKRQPGRRRKNRQLSTGEFPVLRRQSW encoded by the exons ATGGAGGAACAGTGCATGATCATGTGCGGCGAGTGGGTCTGTGGTGACGACGGAAAGTGGGATTTTTTGATTGACAAACAGCGGATGGCGAGATTTGTTACTCTGTACGACGGAATCGGTTTGCTGGAGCTTCAAGGTAACGTCTTGCGTGAGTTTGGCGTGGAGGATGGTCTGTTTGCGGCGGCGTTAAGCTGCTGGTCGTCGTCGAGTTTGGATCTAGCAACTGGGTTGCAGACACCGCCGGTTCTGATAACTAGTGACGGTGCGATAAAGTACTTCCTTCAGCAGTTGAGAGCTAGGGGGACAATGAACATGTTCGTTAAGTTTGAGAGGAAGACGACGCAGGAGGGAATCATTGATGATTCGGGGATGGGGTTTGTAACACCTGCTAGTTTTAGAACAAGCGGGTTTTCGCAAGCATGTTCTGTAACGGCGAGTCGAGGATTTGGTTCTGCTCCTGGGAGTCGTAGTTTAGGTTCTGGTTCGGTCAGTCGTGCTCTTGGTACGATGAGCCGTGGTTTTGGTCCCCGTACGGCTAGCTCTGGTAAAACTACCTTGGAGGTTCCACCGCCTGTTGTGAATCTTGAGGATGTTGAGTTTGTAAAGGAAGTTGAGAGAGCTGAGGAAGAAATAAAGGAGCGCAATGATTACCGAAAGGAAGAAACTTTAGGCGGTAGTGTTGTTTTTGAGGATGATGTTGGTAAAGTAGTTTCCGAGGTTGACGATAGGGATGTGAGACCTCGAGGTTATGACCAAGTGTTTTGGACTCCATTACTGAAAAGCGACTACGCCGGTTCAAATGCTGTGAAAGTTGTTTACAACGAAGATGAGATTGTGGATGACTTACTCAAGAAGAGGCGTCCAAGTCGATACACATGTCCTTCGAACGACGATGTTGATCCTGTCTTTGACGTTGGCGGTCCTAGCAGTGTTAAGAACAATGGTGGTGGGGACAAACATCCGTGGATGGGACGAGACAATCCGTGGATAAGCAGGGTGAACGATAGCCCAAGTGTGGTCATGATGCCGCCGGTTAAGCCAAGAAAGCTAGATGAAGTAGATGATGAGGAGTTTGATATTCCACCGCTTTTTGACGACACAAGCTATGCGGCAGCAGAGATACCAGACATGGACTTGGAAGAAGCTGATGGAAGAATCTACGTTGGTAAGGTTTTTGGTAACAAAGAAGATTGTCAAATCTCTCTTGCCATTTATGCTATAAGGAATCAGTTTCGTTTCAAGCAAACCAGAACGAAGATTGATTCTTTTGTGGTGTCGTGCCCTGATCCCAAATGTGATTGGCGTGTAACAGCCCATGAAATGAGAGGTTGTGGTTATTACGAGATCAGGAAAGCACAACTAGAGCATAGATGTCCTATCGATTTTCGTCAGGGTTACCAAAGTAGGGCCACGTCGAAGGTTATCGCAGCTGTATACAAATCTAAATTTGGTGAGCCAGGAAAAGGGCCAGTTCCCCGAGAACTGCAGAAGCTTGTACTAGAAGATTTACGAGTTAGTGCTTCCTACATGAAATGCTACAGGGCAACAGAGATGGCTGCAATCGACATACTTGGGACAGAAGAAGAATCGTATTTGAAGTTGCCGCAGTATTTGCACATGTTGAAGCTCGCAAATCCTGGAACAGTAGCTGATCTTGAAACTGAAGtggatgatgatggtgatgagcGGTTCCTATATCTGTTTCTGTCTTTTGGTGCGTCAATTAGTGGTTTTAAGAAGCTGAGGCTTGTGTTAGTTATTGATGGCACACACTTGGGAGGGAAGTACAAGGGGGTTTTACTTACAGCAAGCGGGCAAGATGCTAATTTCCAAATCTTTCCACTAGCTTATGCTATTGTTGACGCGGAAGATGAAGAATCGTGGACTTGGTTCTTGATGAAGTTGGAGAGAATTCTAGCTGACTCTCCTAAGCTGGCTATCATTTCTGACCGTGCGGTGTGCATTGGTACAGCTGTGAAACGTGTGTATCCTCGAGCTAATCATGGTTATTGCATTGTGCATCTTGCAAGAAATGTCAATTCTCGTTACTCAAGCAAGAACTTGGCGCAATTGGTGACAGCAACTGGTATGGCTTACCGTCAGCGAGATTATAGAGATCTGTACAGCAAGGTCAGGGCTCAGCGAAGTGAATGTGGTGTGTATTTTGGAAATATTGGGGTTGCTCATTGGACCAGGGCTAATTTTCTAGGAGACCGCTATAATATGATGACTAGTAACATCGCTGAGCAGTTGAACCATGCACTTGTAGAGGGGAGATCTTCTCCAATAATGGAGTTGGTTATTTTCATACAAAGAATGATGACCAGGTGGTTCAGTGCGAGGAGAAACAAGGCTGAGAAACACAGGGGGATGGTTAGTGTTGAGGTGGATAAGCAGATGACTAAGAACATGGCAACAATGAGTGGGAGCAAGGTGAATTCGTCTACGGAATGGAGGTGTGAAATAATAGGGAAGTATGGTGGGAAGGAACGTGTAAATCTGGTGGACAAGCAGTGTGATTGCAAGTATTTTGATAAGCTCAAAATACCATGTGGACATGCCCTGCTAGCCGCAGACAGTTTAGGAGTCCCGTATGAGAGTTTGGTGGGACACTGCTACAAGACAACAACGTGGAGAGAGACCTATGAAGGGGTAATTAGTCCTGAAGGAGACCCACGAGATGTGGATGTCCCCGAGGATGTGATGAATCTGGTTTTGAGGCCACCTGTTACAAAGAGGCAACCCGGTCGTCGTAGGAAGAACCGTCAACTCTCAACTGGTGAATTTCCG GTGCTAAGAAGACAAAGTTGGTGA
- the LOC130497765 gene encoding uncharacterized protein LOC130497765 isoform X1, which yields MEEQCMIMCGEWVCGDDGKWDFLIDKQRMARFVTLYDGIGLLELQGNVLREFGVEDGLFAAALSCWSSSSLDLATGLQTPPVLITSDGAIKYFLQQLRARGTMNMFVKFERKTTQEGIIDDSGMGFVTPASFRTSGFSQACSVTASRGFGSAPGSRSLGSGSVSRALGTMSRGFGPRTASSGKTTLEVPPPVVNLEDVEFVKEVERAEEEIKERNDYRKEETLGGSVVFEDDVGKVVSEVDDRDVRPRGYDQVFWTPLLKSDYAGSNAVKVVYNEDEIVDDLLKKRRPSRYTCPSNDDVDPVFDVGGPSSVKNNGGGDKHPWMGRDNPWISRVNDSPSVVMMPPVKPRKLDEVDDEEFDIPPLFDDTSYAAAEIPDMDLEEADGRIYVGKVFGNKEDCQISLAIYAIRNQFRFKQTRTKIDSFVVSCPDPKCDWRVTAHEMRGCGYYEIRKAQLEHRCPIDFRQGYQSRATSKVIAAVYKSKFGEPGKGPVPRELQKLVLEDLRVSASYMKCYRATEMAAIDILGTEEESYLKLPQYLHMLKLANPGTVADLETEVDDDGDERFLYLFLSFGASISGFKKLRLVLVIDGTHLGGKYKGVLLTASGQDANFQIFPLAYAIVDAEDEESWTWFLMKLERILADSPKLAIISDRAVCIGTAVKRVYPRANHGYCIVHLARNVNSRYSSKNLAQLVTATGMAYRQRDYRDLYSKVRAQRSECGVYFGNIGVAHWTRANFLGDRYNMMTSNIAEQLNHALVEGRSSPIMELVIFIQRMMTRWFSARRNKAEKHRGMVSVEVDKQMTKNMATMSGSKVNSSTEWRCEIIGKYGGKERVNLVDKQCDCKYFDKLKIPCGHALLAADSLGVPYESLVGHCYKTTTWRETYEGVISPEGDPRDVDVPEDVMNLVLRPPVTKRQPGRRRKNRQLSTGEFPVILLRLLVQPVF from the coding sequence ATGGAGGAACAGTGCATGATCATGTGCGGCGAGTGGGTCTGTGGTGACGACGGAAAGTGGGATTTTTTGATTGACAAACAGCGGATGGCGAGATTTGTTACTCTGTACGACGGAATCGGTTTGCTGGAGCTTCAAGGTAACGTCTTGCGTGAGTTTGGCGTGGAGGATGGTCTGTTTGCGGCGGCGTTAAGCTGCTGGTCGTCGTCGAGTTTGGATCTAGCAACTGGGTTGCAGACACCGCCGGTTCTGATAACTAGTGACGGTGCGATAAAGTACTTCCTTCAGCAGTTGAGAGCTAGGGGGACAATGAACATGTTCGTTAAGTTTGAGAGGAAGACGACGCAGGAGGGAATCATTGATGATTCGGGGATGGGGTTTGTAACACCTGCTAGTTTTAGAACAAGCGGGTTTTCGCAAGCATGTTCTGTAACGGCGAGTCGAGGATTTGGTTCTGCTCCTGGGAGTCGTAGTTTAGGTTCTGGTTCGGTCAGTCGTGCTCTTGGTACGATGAGCCGTGGTTTTGGTCCCCGTACGGCTAGCTCTGGTAAAACTACCTTGGAGGTTCCACCGCCTGTTGTGAATCTTGAGGATGTTGAGTTTGTAAAGGAAGTTGAGAGAGCTGAGGAAGAAATAAAGGAGCGCAATGATTACCGAAAGGAAGAAACTTTAGGCGGTAGTGTTGTTTTTGAGGATGATGTTGGTAAAGTAGTTTCCGAGGTTGACGATAGGGATGTGAGACCTCGAGGTTATGACCAAGTGTTTTGGACTCCATTACTGAAAAGCGACTACGCCGGTTCAAATGCTGTGAAAGTTGTTTACAACGAAGATGAGATTGTGGATGACTTACTCAAGAAGAGGCGTCCAAGTCGATACACATGTCCTTCGAACGACGATGTTGATCCTGTCTTTGACGTTGGCGGTCCTAGCAGTGTTAAGAACAATGGTGGTGGGGACAAACATCCGTGGATGGGACGAGACAATCCGTGGATAAGCAGGGTGAACGATAGCCCAAGTGTGGTCATGATGCCGCCGGTTAAGCCAAGAAAGCTAGATGAAGTAGATGATGAGGAGTTTGATATTCCACCGCTTTTTGACGACACAAGCTATGCGGCAGCAGAGATACCAGACATGGACTTGGAAGAAGCTGATGGAAGAATCTACGTTGGTAAGGTTTTTGGTAACAAAGAAGATTGTCAAATCTCTCTTGCCATTTATGCTATAAGGAATCAGTTTCGTTTCAAGCAAACCAGAACGAAGATTGATTCTTTTGTGGTGTCGTGCCCTGATCCCAAATGTGATTGGCGTGTAACAGCCCATGAAATGAGAGGTTGTGGTTATTACGAGATCAGGAAAGCACAACTAGAGCATAGATGTCCTATCGATTTTCGTCAGGGTTACCAAAGTAGGGCCACGTCGAAGGTTATCGCAGCTGTATACAAATCTAAATTTGGTGAGCCAGGAAAAGGGCCAGTTCCCCGAGAACTGCAGAAGCTTGTACTAGAAGATTTACGAGTTAGTGCTTCCTACATGAAATGCTACAGGGCAACAGAGATGGCTGCAATCGACATACTTGGGACAGAAGAAGAATCGTATTTGAAGTTGCCGCAGTATTTGCACATGTTGAAGCTCGCAAATCCTGGAACAGTAGCTGATCTTGAAACTGAAGtggatgatgatggtgatgagcGGTTCCTATATCTGTTTCTGTCTTTTGGTGCGTCAATTAGTGGTTTTAAGAAGCTGAGGCTTGTGTTAGTTATTGATGGCACACACTTGGGAGGGAAGTACAAGGGGGTTTTACTTACAGCAAGCGGGCAAGATGCTAATTTCCAAATCTTTCCACTAGCTTATGCTATTGTTGACGCGGAAGATGAAGAATCGTGGACTTGGTTCTTGATGAAGTTGGAGAGAATTCTAGCTGACTCTCCTAAGCTGGCTATCATTTCTGACCGTGCGGTGTGCATTGGTACAGCTGTGAAACGTGTGTATCCTCGAGCTAATCATGGTTATTGCATTGTGCATCTTGCAAGAAATGTCAATTCTCGTTACTCAAGCAAGAACTTGGCGCAATTGGTGACAGCAACTGGTATGGCTTACCGTCAGCGAGATTATAGAGATCTGTACAGCAAGGTCAGGGCTCAGCGAAGTGAATGTGGTGTGTATTTTGGAAATATTGGGGTTGCTCATTGGACCAGGGCTAATTTTCTAGGAGACCGCTATAATATGATGACTAGTAACATCGCTGAGCAGTTGAACCATGCACTTGTAGAGGGGAGATCTTCTCCAATAATGGAGTTGGTTATTTTCATACAAAGAATGATGACCAGGTGGTTCAGTGCGAGGAGAAACAAGGCTGAGAAACACAGGGGGATGGTTAGTGTTGAGGTGGATAAGCAGATGACTAAGAACATGGCAACAATGAGTGGGAGCAAGGTGAATTCGTCTACGGAATGGAGGTGTGAAATAATAGGGAAGTATGGTGGGAAGGAACGTGTAAATCTGGTGGACAAGCAGTGTGATTGCAAGTATTTTGATAAGCTCAAAATACCATGTGGACATGCCCTGCTAGCCGCAGACAGTTTAGGAGTCCCGTATGAGAGTTTGGTGGGACACTGCTACAAGACAACAACGTGGAGAGAGACCTATGAAGGGGTAATTAGTCCTGAAGGAGACCCACGAGATGTGGATGTCCCCGAGGATGTGATGAATCTGGTTTTGAGGCCACCTGTTACAAAGAGGCAACCCGGTCGTCGTAGGAAGAACCGTCAACTCTCAACTGGTGAATTTCCGGTAATACTACTTAGACTTCTTGTTCAACCTGTTTTTTAG